In Candidatus Binataceae bacterium, the genomic window TTGGCGCCATCGAGTCGCTTCCCGCCTCGATCAACATGAGGCTCTTCGAATCGATGCCGATACGCCGGCGCATCCAATCAGCCTTGAAGGCCAGGTAGTCGACGATCTGTCGGCTCTGCACACTCCCTCGTCCGACCGCCACTCGCACCGAGCTGCTCGGCAGATGCACGTACTCTCCCGGCTCGGCGCCTCGCGCTTCGCCCTTAGGCGGGTCCTGACCCGTTGCCAGCCACTCGATCGAAACCCGCGCGGCGCGAGCCAGGTTGACCAGGCTGATCATGCTCGGTTGCCCGCGCCCGGA contains:
- a CDS encoding S24 family peptidase, which encodes SGRGQPSMISLVNLARAARVSIEWLATGQDPPKGEARGAEPGEYVHLPSSSVRVAVGRGSVQSRQIVDYLAFKADWMRRRIGIDSKSLMLIEAGSDSMAPTIEEGDLMLVDLREPRFRHDGVYVLRAGGELSIKRIQRRPDGRLIIRNDNAAYEPSVVAADNVNVVGHVIWIAGKL